A window of the Syntrophothermus lipocalidus DSM 12680 genome harbors these coding sequences:
- a CDS encoding Stp1/IreP family PP2C-type Ser/Thr phosphatase: MKRRAKKPPVGVVCDTGRRRKNNEDSWLIHEPQDMTTLKTKGRLYVVADGMGGAAAGEVASCLAVQTVKERYFSRQDEAPLESLKQAILSADKTIRQQSHSVPGQSGMGTTITAVSVVGDTAYVAHVGDSRAYVIRHEQIICLTRDQTVVADLVRQGKIGIKEAESHPHRHMLTQSVGGGARPPEVYVLSYPLEPGDFLVLCTDGLYNVVSDKEIKEAVALNQDLQRAAEMLVHLANKRGGPDNITAVAVKIQDPVGAEGGLIRKGIGTAALLIILVAIVAIAYYLVVPR, translated from the coding sequence TTGAAAAGGCGAGCGAAGAAGCCCCCGGTGGGGGTAGTATGTGACACGGGACGGAGAAGAAAGAACAACGAAGACAGCTGGTTGATACACGAACCGCAGGATATGACGACCCTGAAAACTAAGGGAAGGCTTTATGTGGTCGCGGATGGTATGGGTGGAGCGGCTGCCGGCGAAGTAGCCAGCTGTCTGGCAGTTCAAACCGTTAAAGAGCGCTATTTTTCCAGACAGGACGAAGCTCCCTTAGAAAGCCTTAAACAGGCGATACTATCAGCCGACAAAACTATACGCCAGCAATCTCACAGTGTTCCCGGGCAAAGCGGCATGGGTACCACTATTACCGCGGTCTCGGTAGTGGGCGATACTGCCTACGTTGCTCACGTCGGAGATAGCCGGGCTTATGTTATCCGGCACGAGCAAATTATCTGCCTTACCCGGGATCAGACCGTTGTAGCTGATCTCGTACGCCAGGGGAAGATCGGTATCAAAGAGGCGGAGAGCCATCCCCATCGTCACATGCTCACCCAGTCTGTAGGGGGAGGGGCAAGACCCCCGGAAGTGTACGTTCTTTCTTATCCCCTTGAACCTGGGGATTTTTTAGTGCTCTGTACCGATGGGTTGTATAACGTGGTAAGCGACAAAGAAATAAAAGAGGCGGTGGCCTTAAACCAAGACCTGCAAAGGGCCGCCGAAATGCTGGTCCACCTGGCCAACAAGAGAGGCGGGCCCGACAATATAACGGCGGTTGCCGTCAAAATACAGGATCCGGTTGGGGCAGAAGGAGGATTGATCAGGAAAGGGATAGGGACAGCGGCTCTTTTGATTATTCTTGTTGCCATAGTCGCGATTGCTTACTACTTGGTTGTTCCCCGCTGA
- a CDS encoding stalk domain-containing protein, translating into MKGLKKWILLVSTIFIVMIFAVPAANASLAMQTIKAYKGVNIFYNGKQLTDSNQPYVINNTTYIPLRMLMNYFGDKETTWDRINQKVVITDKASSTETALRQQLTQYQAQIAELQSKVRDLESKNTSLTNENTTLKNRISDLEDEIEELKDKNDVSLDDIEDRLDDYFEDAGDDYFGDDGIRITFTLSGDEDDLVYKATFSFSGADEYEKLTELSQSRLKSFLKAVKSKIESEIEDTDYEDADITGKAVDKSNSSYYVKYDGSTYTFSWSE; encoded by the coding sequence ATGAAGGGCTTAAAGAAATGGATTTTGCTTGTGAGTACGATTTTTATTGTTATGATATTTGCTGTACCGGCAGCCAACGCGAGCCTTGCGATGCAAACCATCAAAGCGTACAAAGGAGTAAACATATTCTATAACGGGAAGCAGTTGACGGATTCGAACCAGCCGTACGTGATCAATAACACCACGTACATACCTCTACGCATGCTGATGAACTATTTTGGCGATAAAGAGACTACGTGGGACCGGATCAACCAAAAAGTGGTCATTACAGATAAAGCAAGCTCTACCGAAACTGCCCTGAGACAGCAATTAACTCAATATCAGGCGCAGATAGCCGAGCTTCAGAGTAAGGTAAGGGATTTGGAGAGCAAAAACACTTCTTTAACCAATGAGAATACAACGCTGAAGAACAGAATCAGCGATCTTGAGGACGAGATAGAGGAACTCAAGGACAAAAACGACGTTTCCTTGGACGATATCGAAGACAGGCTTGACGATTATTTCGAAGATGCAGGTGATGATTATTTCGGTGACGACGGCATAAGGATTACGTTCACTTTGAGCGGTGATGAAGATGACCTAGTGTATAAGGCTACCTTTAGCTTCAGCGGTGCTGATGAATACGAGAAACTGACAGAGCTTTCCCAGAGCAGGCTGAAATCCTTCCTGAAGGCTGTAAAATCGAAGATTGAATCCGAGATAGAGGATACGGATTATGAGGATGCTGACATAACCGGGAAAGCGGTAGATAAGAGCAATTCCAGTTATTATGTGAAGTATGACGGGAGCACGTATACTTTTAGCTGGAGCGAATAG
- a CDS encoding tetratricopeptide repeat protein, with amino-acid sequence MLLADLYVQKGDNQKALAIISGLITRDPDQSLAYKVLEGMYANRWQELMDLGDEYTAQNQPKVGKLFKLTALYNLGRYQEIVNQYEPLPEELKDSVQAKLILAQSYIKVGQQKRSADLVKSINAENIKDAGMFAALADYYVDVGEDTIARKLAMEGINTDETVIDNYLILYRSYEGEDEVKARVWLFEYLLKSIHGTAQAIDELFAAGTSLAKKIRQSVITCPLSRWSQNDKSSAHSSAQ; translated from the coding sequence TTGTTATTAGCGGACCTGTATGTCCAAAAGGGAGATAACCAAAAAGCACTGGCGATCATAAGCGGTTTAATTACACGGGATCCGGATCAATCATTAGCATATAAAGTATTGGAAGGCATGTACGCAAACCGCTGGCAAGAACTAATGGATCTGGGAGACGAGTATACTGCCCAGAACCAGCCCAAGGTAGGCAAGTTATTCAAGTTGACCGCATTGTATAACTTGGGCCGCTACCAGGAGATAGTAAACCAATATGAGCCCTTGCCCGAGGAGCTAAAGGATAGCGTTCAGGCCAAGTTGATATTAGCCCAGTCCTATATTAAAGTGGGGCAGCAAAAGCGGTCTGCAGACCTCGTGAAGTCAATAAATGCCGAAAACATCAAGGATGCTGGAATGTTTGCTGCTCTAGCTGACTACTACGTCGATGTCGGAGAAGATACAATTGCCCGCAAGCTAGCCATGGAAGGGATAAATACAGATGAAACGGTGATAGACAACTACCTGATACTGTATAGAAGTTATGAAGGCGAAGACGAAGTCAAGGCCAGGGTATGGCTTTTCGAATACTTGTTGAAGAGTATTCACGGCACCGCTCAGGCAATAGACGAACTCTTCGCAGCGGGAACCAGCTTAGCCAAAAAAATAAGGCAGTCGGTTATTACCTGCCCCCTGAGCCGATGGTCGCAAAATGACAAATCATCGGCTCACTCGTCTGCGCAATGA
- a CDS encoding serine/threonine-protein kinase, producing MLKTGEIAFGKYRILQLLGKGGMGRVYLAENVNVGNKWAIKEIEHRPGSPSGLLVEPEILKRLNHPNLPRIVDVIKSDTRIYIIEDYFEGQNLQKLLEIRKAVNEETAVKWARQLAGILVYLHNLKPAPIIYSDLKPGNIIIDKNEDLKLVDFGISRESRGGSSQGGFGSKGYAAPEQYRGIYDERTDIYGFGATFYHVLTGRRYDPANPVKLREVNKYFSEGIDYIIHKCLEQAPERRYQSASALYHDLRFIDRFSREYKIGKLRRVLAALGIAAMMLLGIASIGKGVEERELTSTKLYQQRIDAGISLAERGEYTQAEDSFLEALKYKNEPEVYHNLARLYLRENRASKAIEFLEEKIRTGVIKDDAATSYLLGSAYFALNDYARAALYFDRCIQDSQGLPGEDYEAAVRDLGVSYCRMGDFSKAREVLNTLEASKGSTTHVTSYVLGEVEMAQKNYSRALAYFERAQKGDSTNIEYKLGTARLYEAMSTQAASQAEKVEYLKRAVATVKAAQEIDPYHIQAISDYGKYCFELGQLYQSSGEETSVPLFQQALLAFNKLVDIGIVDGNTYLNIAMIHDKLGNYAAAEQAFQEALRLDEGDSHTNFVYGLFKLKHKQYETAYKYLQKTVDLNKDSYEVSVARARIAELREKGWI from the coding sequence ATGCTGAAGACAGGTGAGATTGCCTTTGGAAAATACCGAATATTACAGCTATTGGGCAAAGGGGGCATGGGGCGGGTCTACCTTGCTGAGAACGTTAACGTAGGCAATAAGTGGGCCATCAAGGAAATCGAACACAGGCCTGGTAGCCCTTCGGGGTTGCTGGTTGAACCGGAGATATTGAAGCGCTTGAATCATCCAAACCTGCCTCGTATCGTCGATGTTATAAAATCCGACACCAGAATCTACATTATCGAAGACTATTTTGAGGGACAAAACCTGCAAAAACTGCTGGAAATCAGAAAAGCGGTAAACGAGGAGACGGCCGTTAAGTGGGCCAGGCAGTTGGCCGGGATACTCGTTTACCTCCATAACTTAAAGCCCGCGCCTATCATATACAGCGATCTGAAACCTGGCAACATTATCATCGACAAGAATGAGGACCTGAAGCTGGTTGATTTCGGTATTTCGCGGGAGAGCAGAGGGGGTTCCAGCCAAGGCGGCTTCGGTTCCAAGGGATACGCGGCTCCCGAACAGTACCGGGGTATTTATGACGAGAGGACCGATATTTACGGTTTTGGGGCAACATTTTACCATGTGCTGACCGGGCGCAGGTATGACCCTGCTAATCCAGTAAAGTTGAGGGAAGTCAACAAGTACTTTTCCGAGGGTATCGATTACATCATCCACAAGTGTTTGGAACAGGCACCAGAGCGGAGGTACCAGAGCGCTTCCGCTTTGTATCACGACCTAAGGTTTATTGACAGGTTTAGCCGTGAATACAAAATCGGAAAGCTAAGGCGGGTGCTAGCGGCACTCGGAATCGCGGCAATGATGCTGCTCGGTATCGCGTCCATAGGGAAAGGCGTGGAAGAAAGAGAGTTGACCAGCACCAAGTTATACCAGCAGAGAATAGATGCAGGCATAAGTCTGGCGGAGCGAGGCGAGTACACCCAGGCAGAGGACTCTTTCTTAGAGGCGTTAAAGTATAAGAACGAACCAGAGGTGTATCACAACTTGGCCCGGCTGTACTTACGGGAAAACCGGGCTTCAAAAGCCATTGAATTCTTGGAAGAAAAAATCAGAACAGGGGTGATCAAGGACGATGCTGCTACTTCGTACTTGTTGGGATCCGCTTATTTTGCCTTGAACGATTACGCTAGAGCGGCGTTGTATTTTGACCGCTGTATTCAGGATAGCCAGGGGTTGCCGGGAGAGGATTACGAGGCGGCGGTCCGGGACCTGGGCGTGAGTTATTGCCGGATGGGGGACTTTAGCAAGGCGAGAGAGGTATTGAATACCTTGGAAGCCAGTAAAGGGTCCACAACCCATGTGACCAGCTATGTTCTGGGAGAAGTGGAGATGGCCCAAAAGAATTATTCCCGAGCCTTGGCCTACTTTGAGCGAGCGCAGAAGGGCGATTCGACCAATATCGAGTACAAGCTCGGCACGGCCAGATTATACGAGGCTATGAGTACCCAAGCGGCGTCCCAGGCCGAAAAGGTTGAATACTTGAAAAGGGCTGTCGCTACGGTTAAAGCTGCCCAGGAAATAGACCCCTACCACATTCAAGCTATCAGTGACTATGGGAAATATTGTTTCGAATTAGGCCAGTTATACCAATCTTCCGGGGAGGAGACTTCGGTTCCGTTATTCCAGCAGGCTTTGCTTGCCTTTAACAAACTCGTCGACATCGGAATTGTTGATGGCAATACATACCTCAACATAGCAATGATCCACGACAAGCTAGGAAATTACGCCGCAGCCGAGCAAGCATTTCAAGAAGCGTTGCGGTTGGACGAGGGAGATTCACATACAAACTTCGTATACGGCTTGTTTAAATTGAAACACAAGCAGTACGAGACTGCTTACAAGTATCTGCAGAAAACCGTGGACCTCAATAAGGATAGCTACGAGGTATCGGTCGCCCGGGCCAGGATAGCCGAGTTGAGGGAAAAGGGCTGGATATAG